The following nucleotide sequence is from Marinifilum sp. JC120.
TAGTTTCCTTCAGGCCGGAAGATGAATCTGTCCTCACGCCTGATGATTTCAAGGAGATCGAGCAGGAGTTCTCCAAGGCCTTGGGCTTTGAGGAGCACCAGCGGCATTGCGGTGTTCATAAGAATACCAACAATATTCATATGCACATCGCGTATAATATGATTCACCCGGAGAAGCTGACCCGCTACGAGCCGTTCCGGGATTTCTACAAGCGCGACCGGCTGCATCGTGAGCTGGAGCAGAAGTTCGCCCTGAAGTTCGATAACGGCAGGAAGAAGGATCAGGAGCC
It contains:
- a CDS encoding relaxase; amino-acid sequence: MISRRISCKPQNDNYGRLAEYIADAKHKGEKTLMSWCAGCWAGEDYELAIQEVLDTQDLNQRTRKEKTYHLIVSFRPEDESVLTPDDFKEIEQEFSKALGFEEHQRHCGVHKNTNNIHMHIAYNMIHPEKLTRYEPFRDFYKRDRLHRELEQKFALKFDNGRKKDQEP